The Desulfosporosinus acidiphilus SJ4 genome has a window encoding:
- the glyS gene encoding glycine--tRNA ligase subunit beta, producing the protein MAKDFLLEIGTEEIPAKFSPGAMKQLEEQASKRLGELRLNYRELKVFATPRRLALLVRELQDKQEDLLTEVKGPAVKAAYDANGAPTKAAQGFAKGQGAAVEDLFVQEVNNVPYVFARKSEIGVKTLTLLPQLAQDLIQSLHFPKPMRWRDLEFRFARPIRWIAALYGTEVVSFEFVGLESGRSSRGHRTLAEASVSIENATDYRDVLRKAYVMVDPAERKEVIQTQIKALAEKVGGEVPDDEELLEEVIHIVEYPTALLGEVADRYMHLPEAVITTPMREHQRYFPVRSKAGQLLPYFITVRNGDDFALDIVKAGNEKVLKARLEDAAFYYREDQKVPLSELVSKLGKVVYHEKLGTVEQRVERLRKLSRFIAETLGFTKSLAEDIDRTAYLAKADLVTLMVSDFPELQGIMGSDYAKACGENPAVCQGIFEHYQPRFAGDGIPVSEAGRVVSIADKLDAVVGAFGIGIQPTGSQDPYALRRQAQGIVAILLDSGWNLSLTELLKEAYRSFAEQGTSLLPLEDILQLLQDFFQQRLRFVLLEEGMRYDTVDAVLAQGGDLFNRVREKARVLSEKRNEAEFISYLQAYTRCFNLTKKEPEQVLKANLLVDETELALEKGIALRRERFAQVLAEGVFEEAYQLAGELVPLIEGLFQAVMIMVEDVDLKNNRLALLGECVKMLGCLGELSILS; encoded by the coding sequence GTGGCTAAGGACTTTTTACTGGAAATAGGAACGGAAGAAATCCCGGCCAAGTTCTCGCCGGGGGCGATGAAACAATTAGAGGAACAAGCGAGTAAGCGTTTAGGAGAACTCCGTTTAAACTATAGGGAACTGAAGGTTTTCGCCACGCCGCGCCGCCTCGCGCTTTTGGTAAGGGAACTTCAGGATAAACAAGAAGATTTATTAACTGAGGTCAAGGGTCCTGCCGTAAAAGCCGCCTATGATGCCAATGGGGCTCCAACCAAAGCTGCCCAAGGTTTTGCAAAGGGTCAAGGCGCAGCAGTAGAAGATTTATTTGTTCAAGAAGTTAATAACGTGCCTTATGTATTTGCCCGAAAATCTGAGATAGGAGTAAAGACCCTGACACTTCTGCCTCAATTGGCCCAGGATTTGATCCAATCACTTCATTTCCCGAAGCCTATGCGTTGGCGGGACTTAGAGTTCCGTTTTGCACGCCCAATCCGTTGGATTGCCGCACTTTACGGAACAGAAGTTGTGAGTTTTGAATTCGTCGGATTGGAGTCCGGCAGAAGTTCTCGAGGGCATCGCACGTTGGCGGAGGCTTCTGTGTCAATTGAGAATGCTACAGACTATCGCGACGTTTTACGAAAGGCATACGTTATGGTCGATCCCGCTGAACGAAAAGAAGTGATTCAAACTCAAATCAAAGCCCTTGCCGAAAAGGTGGGTGGGGAGGTTCCGGATGATGAAGAACTTCTTGAGGAAGTAATTCACATTGTGGAATATCCTACCGCTTTGTTGGGTGAAGTGGCGGATCGATATATGCATTTGCCTGAGGCAGTTATCACCACACCAATGCGAGAGCACCAACGCTATTTTCCAGTACGTTCAAAAGCAGGACAACTGCTGCCTTATTTTATTACAGTCCGCAATGGTGATGATTTTGCCTTGGATATCGTAAAAGCCGGTAATGAAAAAGTGCTGAAGGCTCGCCTAGAAGATGCTGCCTTTTATTATCGTGAGGATCAAAAGGTCCCGTTAAGTGAGCTGGTTTCAAAGCTCGGGAAAGTTGTTTATCATGAAAAATTGGGTACTGTCGAGCAGCGTGTTGAGCGTCTGCGTAAGTTGTCTCGTTTTATTGCGGAGACATTGGGATTTACGAAATCCCTTGCGGAGGATATCGATCGTACAGCCTATTTAGCAAAAGCGGACCTTGTTACGTTAATGGTCAGTGATTTTCCTGAACTGCAGGGAATTATGGGTTCGGACTATGCTAAAGCCTGCGGTGAGAACCCAGCGGTATGTCAGGGGATCTTTGAACATTATCAACCTCGTTTTGCCGGGGATGGTATACCAGTATCTGAAGCAGGAAGGGTTGTCAGTATTGCCGATAAACTGGATGCTGTCGTAGGAGCTTTTGGGATTGGAATTCAACCCACGGGTTCGCAGGATCCTTATGCTTTGAGACGCCAGGCCCAGGGGATTGTGGCTATACTTCTAGACTCAGGATGGAATCTGTCACTGACTGAACTACTGAAGGAAGCTTATCGTTCCTTTGCAGAACAAGGTACTTCCTTGCTGCCCTTAGAGGATATCCTGCAGCTTCTGCAGGACTTCTTCCAACAAAGGTTAAGGTTTGTGCTCTTAGAAGAAGGAATGCGCTATGATACAGTGGATGCTGTTTTAGCTCAAGGCGGAGATTTATTTAACCGTGTCAGGGAAAAAGCCCGGGTGCTTTCTGAAAAGCGCAACGAAGCTGAGTTTATCTCCTATCTCCAAGCCTATACACGATGTTTCAATTTGACCAAGAAGGAACCGGAGCAAGTGTTAAAGGCTAATTTATTGGTTGATGAGACTGAACTTGCTTTGGAAAAAGGGATTGCTCTTCGCAGAGAGCGTTTTGCTCAAGTCTTGGCGGAGGGAGTTTTTGAGGAAGCATATCAATTAGCGGGAGAACTTGTTCCTTTGATTGAAGGGCTTTTCCAAGCGGTGATGATTATGGTTGAGGACGTGGATCTAAAAAATAATCGCCTGGCCTTGTTGGGAGAGTGTGTTAAAATGTTGGGCTGTTTGGGTGAACTGAGCATTTTATCTTAA
- a CDS encoding 2-keto-3-deoxygluconate permease has product MQVPILKTMKKVPGGLMVLPLIIGALINTFFPHALTIGGFTQALFKDGASALIGMFLFCMGSQISIKQAGTPIKRGTISVIIKFVIGAAIAITVGKLFGAQGLFGITPMVWMSAFSSVNTGLYVALADQFGTSDDVGAGAMIALTGGAFFTMIALGASGLASIPILSMVAVIVPVIVGFILGNLDADLKKFLGQGQHALIPFFAFALGAGMNFQNIIKAGIPGIILGISVVVITGLAGYFIHSLLGYKAGVSAAIGNTAGNQLATPLAIVAADATLKPFLASATAQIATAVIVTAILCPLLVGYLDKKLKANENLTKLETAPVV; this is encoded by the coding sequence ATGCAAGTTCCCATCTTAAAAACAATGAAAAAAGTTCCTGGCGGTCTTATGGTTCTGCCTCTAATCATAGGTGCACTTATCAACACCTTCTTCCCCCATGCTTTAACTATTGGTGGGTTTACTCAAGCGTTATTCAAAGATGGAGCTTCGGCCTTAATCGGTATGTTCTTGTTTTGTATGGGTTCTCAAATTTCTATTAAACAAGCAGGTACTCCCATCAAAAGAGGTACTATTTCAGTAATCATAAAATTTGTCATTGGGGCAGCTATAGCTATCACAGTGGGCAAACTATTTGGTGCCCAAGGTTTATTTGGAATCACTCCCATGGTTTGGATGTCTGCCTTTTCCAGTGTTAACACGGGACTTTATGTAGCACTGGCCGATCAATTTGGAACTAGTGATGATGTTGGAGCTGGAGCTATGATCGCTTTAACGGGTGGTGCTTTCTTTACAATGATAGCCCTCGGTGCCAGTGGACTAGCTAGCATCCCAATTCTCTCAATGGTAGCCGTAATTGTACCCGTTATTGTTGGTTTTATTCTTGGAAACTTAGATGCTGACCTGAAAAAGTTCTTAGGCCAAGGACAACATGCTTTAATTCCTTTCTTTGCCTTTGCCTTAGGTGCTGGCATGAACTTTCAAAATATTATTAAAGCTGGAATACCAGGAATTATATTAGGCATATCCGTTGTAGTAATAACAGGTTTGGCAGGATATTTCATACACAGTTTATTGGGATACAAAGCCGGCGTTTCAGCTGCTATCGGCAATACAGCTGGAAATCAATTAGCAACTCCTCTAGCAATCGTTGCAGCAGATGCTACACTAAAGCCTTTCCTGGCAAGTGCTACAGCACAAATTGCGACTGCAGTCATCGTCACAGCAATTTTATGCCCTCTGCTTGTTGGTTATTTAGATAAAAAACTTAAAGCTAACGAAAATCTAACAAAGCTTGAAACTGCCCCAGTAGTTTAA
- a CDS encoding IS1182 family transposase: MFSIRQERLFSLEEILEMSPKESYPLLLEPLNITPLLRVVSKRAFLGAPTTLNYSAMIYSLFIRVIERIPTIKDLRKRLKNSLEFRFDCGFTMADAVPSESSYTRMIQKIKGSSALEKIQNELVSQAFQEGFIDGDVIAIDATHIEARDRKPEKKKDEEIPVKQTSKKRGRKPKSEREKWLKEQQELEENRPLFEKKIEAQLPLDFKTIEQQIPQDPHWGIKKNSEGKNVFWFGFKGHLLVDCKSQYILKSLLSSGNVNDGKMAIPLLKALHELHPQLKPSYSLLDAGYDYSSIYQQAKAMGSRALIDYNPRNEQLPEDKDKYFCPKCQEGHSYRYDSYDSRYDTLKYTQPKECKECPLKENNQCQKVFKVKVSSDPRKYTVPARGSGRYFELYKQRTAVERVNAYLKEYFQLNNIRHRGNVAKVDFEFSILTYTLCKLAVDRLNKFKRIAAA, translated from the coding sequence ATGTTTAGTATTCGCCAAGAACGTCTATTTTCCTTGGAAGAAATCTTAGAAATGTCACCGAAAGAATCGTATCCGCTTCTATTGGAACCGCTGAATATTACTCCTTTGTTGAGAGTGGTTTCAAAAAGGGCATTTTTGGGAGCTCCAACCACGCTTAACTATTCAGCCATGATCTATTCTTTATTCATTCGAGTGATCGAACGAATTCCTACGATCAAAGATTTACGAAAACGATTAAAAAACAGCTTGGAATTCCGTTTCGACTGCGGCTTTACGATGGCTGATGCAGTTCCTAGCGAGTCCTCTTATACTCGAATGATTCAAAAAATCAAGGGTTCTTCTGCTTTGGAAAAAATTCAAAATGAACTAGTCTCTCAGGCGTTTCAAGAAGGCTTCATCGATGGGGATGTTATAGCCATCGATGCTACTCATATTGAAGCGAGAGACCGTAAACCTGAGAAAAAGAAAGACGAAGAGATTCCGGTCAAGCAAACCTCCAAAAAACGCGGACGAAAACCCAAATCGGAACGGGAGAAATGGCTCAAAGAACAACAGGAACTGGAAGAGAATCGACCCCTCTTTGAGAAGAAAATTGAAGCTCAACTTCCTCTTGATTTCAAGACGATCGAACAGCAAATCCCGCAAGATCCTCACTGGGGAATTAAGAAAAACTCCGAGGGCAAAAACGTCTTTTGGTTCGGGTTCAAAGGTCATCTTCTCGTGGACTGTAAAAGCCAATACATTTTAAAGTCCTTACTTTCCTCGGGAAATGTCAATGATGGCAAAATGGCGATTCCTCTACTCAAGGCTCTTCATGAACTTCACCCCCAGCTGAAGCCTTCCTATTCGCTTTTGGATGCTGGTTACGATTACAGCTCAATTTACCAACAAGCAAAAGCCATGGGGTCAAGGGCCCTGATTGATTACAATCCACGCAATGAACAACTACCTGAAGACAAGGACAAATACTTTTGCCCTAAGTGTCAAGAAGGTCATTCCTACCGATATGATAGCTATGATTCCCGATACGACACGTTGAAATATACTCAACCCAAGGAGTGCAAAGAGTGTCCTCTGAAAGAAAACAACCAGTGTCAAAAGGTATTCAAGGTTAAGGTTTCCTCAGACCCCAGAAAATACACCGTTCCAGCCAGAGGAAGTGGGCGCTACTTTGAACTCTATAAACAGAGAACAGCCGTAGAACGTGTTAATGCTTATCTCAAAGAGTACTTTCAGTTAAACAACATTCGACATCGAGGAAACGTAGCCAAAGTCGATTTCGAGTTTTCTATCCTGACCTATACCCTCTGCAAATTAGCCGTAGACCGATTGAACAAGTTCAAACGTATAGCTGCAGCATAA
- a CDS encoding NAD(P)-dependent malic enzyme gives MKKQNTFRYKFIKKECNNTNYFEKSLKLHEKHSGKIEVISKVNIKTKEDLSLAYTPGVAEPCRKIYENAENVFKYTAKGNLVAVVTDGTAVLGLGDIGPKASLPVMEGKAILFKEFANVDAFPICLDTTNVDEIVNVVRLISPGFGGINLEDIGAPRCFEVEEKLKKILDIPVFHDDQHGTAIVVLAGLINAAKVVGKKLEDLKVVLNGAGAAGTAISKLLLSSGVKNLIACDRVGILYRGMEKIDDAKTALAEISNPENLKGSLSDAFRGADVFIGVSAPGIVTPEMVASMNKDSILFALANPTPEIMPEEAKAAGARVIGTGRSDYPNQVNNVLAFPGIFRGALDVRATEINEEMKLAAAYAIASYIKEEDLNETNVIPSVLDKGIAVKVAAAIAKAARQSGVARQ, from the coding sequence ATGAAGAAGCAAAATACCTTTAGATACAAATTTATAAAAAAGGAGTGCAATAACACGAATTATTTCGAGAAAAGCTTAAAACTTCATGAAAAACATTCAGGCAAAATTGAAGTTATCTCAAAAGTAAACATTAAAACAAAAGAGGATCTAAGTCTTGCCTATACACCCGGCGTAGCGGAACCTTGCAGAAAAATTTATGAAAATGCTGAAAACGTATTTAAGTATACAGCAAAAGGGAATTTAGTAGCCGTAGTTACCGACGGAACTGCTGTCTTGGGCCTAGGAGATATCGGACCTAAGGCTAGTCTTCCAGTTATGGAAGGAAAAGCAATCTTGTTTAAAGAGTTTGCCAATGTAGACGCCTTCCCAATTTGCTTAGACACTACGAATGTGGATGAAATCGTTAACGTTGTGAGATTAATTTCTCCAGGGTTCGGGGGAATCAACTTAGAGGATATTGGAGCTCCCAGATGCTTTGAGGTGGAAGAAAAGCTCAAAAAAATATTAGACATCCCTGTTTTCCACGATGACCAACATGGAACAGCTATTGTGGTTCTTGCAGGACTCATCAATGCTGCGAAAGTCGTTGGCAAGAAACTTGAAGATTTGAAGGTTGTTCTAAACGGTGCCGGTGCAGCAGGAACAGCAATCTCCAAGCTGTTGCTCTCTTCCGGAGTAAAAAATCTAATTGCCTGTGACCGGGTAGGAATTCTTTACAGGGGAATGGAAAAAATCGATGATGCCAAAACAGCCCTTGCCGAAATATCCAATCCAGAAAACCTAAAAGGAAGCTTGAGTGATGCCTTCCGAGGTGCAGATGTCTTTATAGGAGTTTCCGCTCCAGGAATAGTAACCCCTGAGATGGTTGCCTCCATGAATAAAGATTCAATTCTCTTCGCTTTGGCAAACCCAACTCCCGAAATAATGCCGGAGGAAGCTAAAGCTGCTGGCGCAAGAGTGATTGGTACTGGTCGTTCTGATTACCCTAACCAAGTCAATAATGTCCTTGCCTTTCCAGGTATCTTTCGAGGCGCCTTAGATGTAAGAGCAACCGAAATTAATGAGGAGATGAAGCTTGCCGCAGCTTATGCTATAGCCAGTTATATAAAGGAAGAAGATTTAAACGAAACTAATGTGATTCCAAGTGTCCTAGACAAAGGTATAGCAGTAAAAGTAGCGGCAGCAATTGCTAAAGCGGCGAGGCAATCCGGCGTAGCAAGACAATAA
- a CDS encoding helix-turn-helix transcriptional regulator codes for MEWTERQQRIVEIVKESGSITGEKIAEKLDLTRATLRPDLTILTMSGVLVARPRVGYSYRDDLGPSPIMERLLQLRVCSFKSMPVNILESASIYEAAVTMFTQNVGSLAVVGPERVLLGMISRKDIMKASLGKGDLQQVPVGVIMTRMPNIFMTTPDEPVYSAAKKLVQHQVDSLPVVESFIDENGEECYEVVGRFTKTNVTKIFVQIAETRV; via the coding sequence TTGGAATGGACGGAACGTCAACAGCGAATTGTGGAGATCGTTAAAGAGTCAGGATCCATAACCGGTGAAAAAATTGCAGAAAAGCTGGATTTGACGCGAGCCACCCTCCGCCCGGATTTAACAATTTTAACAATGTCCGGGGTCTTAGTGGCCAGACCGCGTGTCGGGTATTCGTACCGAGATGATCTAGGACCATCTCCGATCATGGAACGGCTGCTTCAGTTAAGAGTTTGCTCATTTAAGTCAATGCCTGTAAATATATTGGAAAGTGCAAGTATCTATGAAGCAGCAGTAACGATGTTTACTCAAAACGTTGGCAGTCTTGCGGTTGTTGGGCCGGAGCGGGTGCTCTTAGGGATGATTTCACGCAAAGATATTATGAAAGCGTCTCTCGGAAAGGGAGACCTTCAGCAGGTTCCTGTTGGGGTTATTATGACGAGGATGCCTAATATCTTCATGACAACTCCGGATGAGCCGGTGTATAGTGCGGCTAAAAAACTCGTACAGCACCAAGTGGACAGCTTGCCGGTTGTTGAAAGTTTTATTGATGAGAACGGAGAAGAATGTTATGAGGTAGTAGGGCGATTCACGAAGACTAATGTAACAAAAATCTTTGTGCAAATTGCAGAAACAAGAGTGTAA
- a CDS encoding pyruvate, water dikinase regulatory protein encodes MPVIYVISDALGETAEFVGRAAAAQFVGIKTRLRRVPYVRDEAHLEEILEEAVAEEAILVYTLVLKGLRDYLERRAAERGLKTVDILGPLIGALSDQTGLEPTHTPNIIHRLDEQYFRKVEAIEFAVKYDDGKDSRGVLYADVVLIGVSRTSKTPLSMYLAHKGLKAANIPLVPEVIPPDELYAISPRKVIGLTLRPELLNKIRTERLKTLGLGASADYANLERIMQELEYARGIMKRIGCPVVDATGKAVEETASIVLEILFKGERNG; translated from the coding sequence ATGCCTGTAATTTATGTCATTTCAGATGCACTTGGCGAGACGGCAGAGTTTGTTGGTCGGGCTGCTGCAGCACAATTTGTGGGGATCAAGACTCGCTTACGTCGAGTTCCTTATGTACGGGATGAAGCGCATCTGGAGGAAATTCTTGAAGAGGCTGTGGCTGAAGAGGCTATATTAGTTTATACTTTGGTGCTAAAAGGCCTTAGGGATTATTTAGAGAGAAGAGCTGCTGAGAGAGGTCTGAAAACGGTGGATATTTTAGGTCCGCTGATCGGAGCACTATCAGATCAAACCGGTCTTGAGCCTACTCACACTCCCAACATTATTCATCGCTTGGATGAGCAGTATTTCCGAAAAGTTGAGGCGATCGAATTCGCCGTCAAATACGATGACGGGAAAGACTCTCGAGGAGTTCTTTATGCGGATGTAGTCTTAATAGGGGTGTCCCGAACTTCCAAGACTCCTCTGAGTATGTATTTAGCTCATAAGGGGCTTAAAGCAGCGAATATCCCGTTGGTTCCGGAAGTAATTCCTCCGGATGAACTTTATGCGATCTCGCCGCGGAAAGTAATCGGTTTGACTCTGCGGCCTGAACTTTTGAATAAGATACGCACTGAACGCTTAAAAACTCTTGGGTTGGGCGCATCGGCAGATTACGCAAATTTAGAGCGGATTATGCAGGAGCTAGAGTATGCGCGGGGGATTATGAAACGCATAGGCTGTCCGGTCGTTGACGCAACAGGCAAAGCAGTTGAAGAGACTGCAAGCATCGTGTTAGAAATATTATTTAAGGGGGAGCGAAATGGCTAA
- the ppdK gene encoding pyruvate, phosphate dikinase: protein MAKKYVYLFREGNASMRDLLGGKGANLAEMTQIGLPVPPGFTITTEACNEYYAIGENVPDGTWDQVWPALADVEAATGKQFGDKTNPLLVSVRSGAKFSMPGMMDTVLNLGLNDDTVEALAANTQNERFAWDCYRRFIQMFGDVVLEVEHYLFEQILETAKEKQGVRFDSELSPESLKWMVGEYKKQILRSTGKPFPMDPKEQLQLAVLAVFRSWNNDRANVYRIINNIPHDIGTAVNVQSMVFGNMGSDSGTGVAFTRNPSTGEKALYGEYLMNAQGEDVVAGIRTPQPIATLAQENADIYKQFVENSQRLEAHYRDMQDIEFTIERGKLYMLQTRNGKRTASAAIRVAVDLYHEGVISKEEAIMRIEPQQLDHLLHRRMDGEAKLQVLAKGLPASPGAASGKIVFSAEEAERQGQLGEKVILVRTETTPDDIRGILAAQGILTSRGGMTSHAAVVSRHMGKPAVCGCDALKIDYTQKLVAIEGVEYPEGSLFSIDGATGRVIKGEVKMVDPELSEGFKEFLGWADEISRLKVMANADTPAEATNARNFGAVGIGLTRTEHMFMDPERIPIVQEMILAQTLQEREVALEKLLPMQEEDFYGILKAMEGFPVTIRLLDPPLHEFLPHSEELIVEITKLRMSKSDPKALSEKESLLRKVRALSELNPMLGHRGCRLGVSFPEITVMQARAIFQASARLVKEGRDIHPEVMIPLTMGKEEFVMMRKLVDETAQAVMSEQNVKIPYHVGTMIEVPRAALLADEIGKVADFFSFGTNDLTQMTMGLSRDDAQGKFLPIYLEKNLLKTDPFVVLDRDGVGKLIDMAVKLGRSSNSGLSLGICGEHGGEPNSVEFCHIVGLNYVSCSPFRVPIARLAAAQAAVNQG from the coding sequence ATGGCTAAGAAGTATGTTTATTTATTTCGAGAAGGAAATGCATCTATGCGCGACTTGCTGGGTGGAAAAGGAGCAAACCTAGCAGAGATGACGCAAATTGGGCTGCCGGTGCCTCCGGGGTTCACGATTACTACTGAAGCGTGCAATGAGTATTATGCTATTGGAGAGAATGTTCCGGATGGAACCTGGGATCAAGTTTGGCCGGCGTTGGCTGATGTAGAAGCGGCAACGGGAAAACAGTTTGGGGATAAAACAAATCCTCTGCTTGTTTCAGTAAGGTCTGGAGCCAAATTCTCTATGCCGGGCATGATGGATACGGTACTTAACCTTGGTCTGAATGATGATACGGTGGAAGCCTTAGCTGCAAACACCCAAAACGAGCGCTTTGCTTGGGATTGTTATCGGCGCTTTATCCAAATGTTTGGTGATGTGGTTCTTGAGGTAGAGCATTACTTATTTGAACAGATTTTAGAGACTGCTAAGGAGAAGCAAGGCGTTCGTTTTGATTCGGAGCTTTCTCCGGAAAGCCTGAAATGGATGGTCGGTGAGTACAAAAAACAGATACTTCGCAGTACAGGAAAGCCTTTCCCCATGGATCCCAAAGAGCAGCTGCAATTGGCGGTTTTAGCAGTTTTTCGAAGCTGGAATAATGACCGTGCCAACGTTTATCGCATCATCAATAATATTCCTCACGATATCGGAACGGCCGTTAACGTACAGTCCATGGTTTTTGGCAATATGGGCTCGGATTCGGGGACAGGGGTTGCCTTTACACGCAATCCATCCACGGGGGAAAAGGCGCTTTACGGAGAATATTTAATGAATGCCCAGGGTGAAGACGTGGTGGCGGGGATACGGACTCCCCAACCGATTGCTACTTTAGCTCAAGAAAATGCAGATATCTACAAACAGTTTGTGGAAAATTCTCAACGCTTGGAAGCTCATTATCGGGATATGCAGGATATCGAATTTACCATTGAACGGGGTAAATTGTACATGCTGCAAACCCGAAATGGTAAAAGAACCGCTTCAGCGGCTATCCGGGTGGCGGTAGATCTCTATCACGAGGGTGTGATTTCCAAAGAGGAAGCGATTATGCGCATCGAACCTCAGCAATTGGACCATTTACTGCACCGCCGGATGGATGGGGAAGCAAAACTTCAAGTTTTGGCAAAGGGTCTTCCGGCATCTCCCGGAGCAGCTTCCGGTAAGATTGTCTTTAGTGCTGAAGAGGCGGAACGTCAAGGACAACTGGGCGAAAAGGTTATTCTTGTCCGCACGGAAACAACTCCAGATGATATTCGAGGTATTTTAGCGGCTCAAGGAATTCTGACCAGCCGCGGCGGTATGACCAGCCATGCAGCGGTGGTATCCCGTCACATGGGAAAACCGGCAGTCTGCGGATGTGATGCTTTAAAAATTGACTATACACAAAAGCTCGTTGCTATCGAGGGTGTTGAATATCCGGAAGGATCTCTTTTCTCAATTGATGGTGCAACGGGTCGGGTTATAAAAGGCGAGGTTAAGATGGTTGATCCTGAGTTAAGCGAAGGGTTCAAAGAGTTCTTAGGCTGGGCTGATGAAATTTCCCGCTTAAAAGTTATGGCTAATGCTGATACTCCAGCCGAAGCAACTAATGCCCGTAATTTTGGTGCGGTAGGAATCGGCCTTACTCGTACTGAGCATATGTTTATGGATCCCGAGCGGATTCCCATAGTGCAGGAAATGATTCTAGCTCAAACATTGCAAGAGCGTGAAGTCGCTTTGGAAAAATTGCTGCCTATGCAGGAAGAAGATTTTTACGGTATTTTAAAAGCAATGGAGGGTTTCCCGGTAACGATTCGCCTCTTGGACCCGCCTTTGCATGAGTTTTTGCCGCACTCTGAAGAGCTGATTGTAGAGATTACGAAGCTTCGTATGTCTAAAAGCGATCCGAAAGCCTTAAGTGAAAAAGAGAGTTTACTGCGCAAAGTTCGCGCTCTTTCCGAACTTAATCCGATGTTAGGGCATCGCGGCTGTCGTCTGGGAGTTTCTTTCCCTGAAATTACAGTGATGCAGGCAAGAGCTATTTTCCAAGCCAGTGCCCGGTTAGTGAAGGAAGGCCGTGATATTCATCCGGAGGTTATGATTCCGCTTACTATGGGCAAGGAAGAGTTTGTGATGATGCGCAAACTCGTTGATGAGACAGCCCAGGCAGTGATGAGTGAACAAAATGTCAAGATCCCGTACCACGTGGGGACTATGATTGAGGTACCCAGGGCTGCCCTCCTGGCTGATGAGATCGGCAAAGTGGCTGACTTCTTCTCCTTTGGAACCAATGATTTGACCCAGATGACCATGGGCTTATCCCGTGATGATGCTCAGGGTAAATTCTTGCCGATTTATCTGGAAAAGAATCTTCTCAAAACAGATCCTTTCGTGGTACTGGACCGCGACGGAGTCGGCAAGTTAATTGATATGGCAGTGAAACTCGGCCGCAGCTCGAATTCAGGACTGAGCTTGGGCATTTGTGGAGAGCACGGCGGGGAACCGAACTCCGTGGAGTTCTGTCATATTGTTGGATTGAATTATGTTTCCTGTTCGCCGTTCAGAGTTCCGATTGCCCGCTTGGCGGCTGCTCAGGCGGCTGTAAACCAAGGGTAA
- the glyQ gene encoding glycine--tRNA ligase subunit alpha — translation MKFQDLILTLNQFWGEQGCIIAQPYDVEKGAGTMNPATFLRALGPEPWNVAYVEPSRRPTDGRYGENPNRLQHYFQYQVILKPSPDNVQELYLQSLERIGVNPKEHDIRFVEDNWESPTLGAWGLGWEVWLDGMEVSQFTYFQQCGGIDCKPVCAEITYGLERLATYIQDKDSVYDIEWVGDVTYGDIYLQNEIDYSHYNFEVADIEALQTWFDMYEHEAKRVVEKGLVLPAYDYVLKCSHTFNLLDARGAISVTERTSYIARVRALARLCAQAYVEQREKLGFPLLKNNSVGEVK, via the coding sequence ATGAAATTTCAAGATTTAATTCTAACACTTAATCAGTTCTGGGGTGAGCAAGGATGCATTATTGCCCAACCCTATGATGTGGAAAAAGGGGCTGGGACCATGAATCCGGCCACGTTTTTGCGTGCCCTTGGTCCTGAACCCTGGAATGTGGCGTATGTTGAACCATCGCGTCGTCCAACGGATGGACGGTATGGTGAGAATCCGAATCGTTTACAGCACTATTTTCAATACCAAGTTATCCTCAAACCTTCGCCGGACAATGTTCAAGAGTTATACCTGCAGAGTTTGGAACGCATCGGAGTTAATCCTAAGGAACATGATATCCGTTTTGTTGAAGATAACTGGGAGTCTCCGACCTTGGGTGCTTGGGGTCTGGGCTGGGAGGTTTGGCTTGACGGCATGGAGGTGTCTCAATTTACCTATTTTCAGCAGTGTGGGGGAATTGACTGTAAACCTGTCTGTGCTGAAATCACCTATGGCTTAGAACGGCTGGCCACTTACATTCAGGATAAAGACAGTGTCTATGATATTGAATGGGTAGGAGACGTAACCTACGGGGATATTTATTTGCAGAATGAAATTGATTACTCCCATTATAATTTTGAAGTGGCAGATATCGAAGCCTTGCAGACTTGGTTTGATATGTATGAGCATGAGGCGAAGCGAGTTGTAGAAAAGGGCTTAGTGCTGCCAGCTTACGACTATGTCTTAAAATGCTCACATACCTTTAATCTATTAGATGCCCGCGGGGCGATCAGCGTTACAGAGCGCACAAGTTATATCGCTAGGGTAAGGGCGCTTGCCCGGCTCTGCGCTCAGGCCTATGTGGAACAACGTGAGAAATTAGGTTTTCCTTTGCTGAAGAATAATTCCGTGGGAGAGGTGAAATAA